From the genome of Ictalurus furcatus strain D&B chromosome 4, Billie_1.0, whole genome shotgun sequence, one region includes:
- the b4galnt3b gene encoding beta-1,4-N-acetylgalactosaminyltransferase 3: MMPFFPLRKLKRNGKYLLFGALLVVVGVAAYLEYVAMNTWDNVDDGQQKDQTACAKPFGSQNRDHLSNQDIVWSSKYVPQPWRKEYEGQANLHVFEDWCGTSVASLRKNPHYPLYPHSRITVKKLAVYPNWKNYGLRIFGYIHPFTSGEFLFAVASADNCEFWLSQDENPENLRLRAHVGKSGEEWTAPGEYSKYTSQISKPVLLQQQKRFYFELIHKHNNHGTDHVEVAWRLNKAGMQFELIDSNSLSLYTVESSLKMSDVSHIPQTVASHVALPLEKTEVPHHGAEMLREDPRDTFFKMPLLDKFRLWSVLPECSYNPSYTVKDSPIGRYQGLQFVHLSYVYPNDYTRLTHMERDNMCFYQMKPFYFEMYGFSHHMRLDRAEEKDLGFRDIGDYREGWKDFRMRGRAGQVKSEMQDKEEFDYQDDYMQHQQRKLFSNSLDMKSLSRRKRTDEQDMNRIAITQQEVLARDNDSERVNQHKRQKQNKMADKNQHKRQKQNKMSNKNQHKLQNQNKMADETQHNLQNQNKMADETQHKLQNQNKMADETQHNLQNQNKMADETQHNLQNQNKMADETQHKLQNQNKMADETQHNLQNQNKMADETQHNLQNQNKMADETQHNLQNQNKMADETQHNLQNQNKMADETQHNLQNQNKMADETQHNLQNQNKMADETQHNLQNQNKMADETQHNLQNQNKMADETQHNLQNQNKMADENHQYGWKDEVPGQKEGKEPFGQMNHMKPEDKAPVQDKSSEAKPHVTNRPRNYTGDIFLSTSLDENTHLHKDGSINQEGAQGITQRKGEDFGEMDGVKTDQDLADVGADLWGLTRDLEIEDEIMSKAAYDPEIRWNQTFQIGQTDFQTLRTDWIDLNCNVSGNLLISQSEVTAVVQAFMEKLRLKYPGQFSLQRVVNVVKRVDEARGNRYLLELDLMEASGARVRLVHYVYVLKMRNIQSVNTEKMLLCNPHNFLWNPDATIHIIIPVKNQARWVQKFIADMEELHQVTGDNNVNIIITDYSSTDMDIEQALKDSRLPKSQYLRLTGNFERSAGLQAGINLITDNHSIVFLCDLHLHFPPSFFESVRKHCVEGHMAFAPLVMRLNCGATPQEPDGYWEVNGFGLLGIYKSDLDAVGGMNTREFTNRWGGEDWELLDRIVEAGLEVERLHLRNFFHYHHSRRGMWNRKTLYRM; the protein is encoded by the exons ATGATGCCGTTCTTCCCGTTGAGGAAACTCAAGCGTAACGGGAAGTACCTGCTGTTCGGGGCGCTGCTGGTGGTCGTGGGGGTCGCGGCGTATCTGGAATACGTGGCCATGAACACGTGGGATAATGTCG ATGACGGTCAGCAGAAGGACCAAACAGCCTGCGCAAAGCCT tttgggTCACAGAACAGAGACCACCTTTCTAACCAGGACATCGTCTGGTCATCCAAATACgtccctcaaccctggaggaaGGAG tATGAAGGACAAGCGAATCTTCACGTCTTTGAGGACTGGTGTGGAACCTCCGTCGCAAGCCTCAGAAAGAACCCGCACTATCCACTCTACCCTCAC TCTCGTATCACAGTGAAGAAACTCGCCGTGTATCCCAACTGGAAGAATTACGGCCTCAGGATCTTCGGCTACATCCACCCGTTCACCAGCG GCGAGTTTCTTTTCGCAGTGGCGTCTGCTGATAACTGTGAGTTCTGGCTGAGTCAGGATGAGAACCCGGAGAACCTGCGACTCCGTGCTCATGTTGGAAAG aGCGGTGAGGAATGGACCGCTCCGGGGGAATACAGCAAATACACCAGCCAGATATCCAAACCTGtcct ACTTCAGCAGCAGAAAAGGTTTTACTTTGAGCTGATCCACAAACACAACAATCACGGCACCGACCACGTGGAAGTTGCA TGGAGACTCAATAAAGCTGGAATGCAGTTTGAACTTATTGACTCCAACTCGTTGTCTCTTTATACAG tcgaGTCCTCGCTGAAGATGAGTGATGTCAGTCACATTCCTCAGACGGTTGCTAGTCACGTAGCCCTGCCTCTGGAAAAGACAGAAGTTCCACACCACGGGGCAGAGATGCTGAGAGAAGACCCTCGTGACACCTTTTTTAAAA tgcctTTATTGGATAAGTTCCGATTATGGAGCGTGCTACCAGAATGTTCCTATAATCCCAGTTACACGGTTAAAGACAGTCCGATCGGCCGATATCAGGGTCTGCAGTTT gtcCACTTGTCTTATGTTTACCCCAATGACTACACACGGCTCACACACATGGAGCGCGACAACATGTGTTTCTACCAGATGAAACCATTctattttgaaat GTACGGCTTTTCACATCACATGAGACTGGACCGAGCTGAGGAGAAGGACCTGGGGTTCAGAGACATCG GTGATTACAGGGAGGGATGGAAGGATTTCAGAATGAGGGGGCGAGCAGGGCAGGTCAAATCTGAGATGCAAGACAAGGAGGAATTTGACTACCAGGATGACTACATGCAGCACCAACAGAGGAAACTCTTCTCTAACTCACTGGACATGAAGAGCCTGAGTAGAAGAAAGAGAACAGATGAACAAGATATGAACAGGATAGCGATAACACAGCAGGAGGTTCTGGCACGTGATAATGACTCCGAGAGAGTGAACCAACATAAacgtcaaaaacaaaacaaaatggccgacaaGAACCAACATAAacgtcaaaaacaaaacaaaatgtctaACAAGAACCAACATAAActgcaaaaccaaaacaaaatggccgacGAGACCCAACATAACctgcaaaaccaaaacaaaatggccgacGAGACCCAACATAAActgcaaaaccaaaacaaaatggccgacGAGACCCAACATAACctgcaaaaccaaaacaaaatggctgacgAGACCCAACATAACctgcaaaaccaaaacaaaatggccgacGAGACCCAACATAAActgcaaaaccaaaacaaaatggccgacGAGACCCAACATAACctgcaaaaccaaaacaaaatggctgacgAGACCCAACATAACctgcaaaaccaaaacaaaatggctgacgAGACCCAACATAACctgcaaaaccaaaacaaaatggccgacGAGACCCAACATAACctgcaaaaccaaaacaaaatggccgacGAGACCCAACATAACctgcaaaaccaaaacaaaatggccgacGAGACCCAACATAACctgcaaaaccaaaacaaaatggccgacGAGACCCAACATAACctgcaaaaccaaaacaaaatggccgacGAGACCCAACATAACctgcaaaaccaaaacaaaatggccgacGAGACCCAACATAACctgcaaaaccaaaacaaaatggccgacGAGAACCACCAatatggatggaaggatgaagtTCCTGGTCAGAAAGAAGGTAAAGAACCTTTTGGTCAGATGAATCATATGAAGCCAGAAGATAAAGCTCCAGTCCAGGATAAGAGCTCAGAAGCAAAACCGCATGTTACTAACAGACCAAGAAATTACACGGGGGATATTTTTCTTTCCACGTCATTGGACGAGAACACCCATCTTCATAAAGATGGTTCCATCAATCAGGAAGGTGCTCAAGGAATCACTCAGAGGAAAGGTGAAGACTTTGGGGAAATGGATGGAGTCAAAACGGATCAAGACCTCGCTGATGTCGGCGCAGACCTGTGGGGGCTGACCAGAGACTTGGAGATAGAGGACGAGATCATGAGCAAGGCTGCGTATGACCCTGAGATCAGATGGAATCAGACGTTTCAGATCGGTCAGACAGACTTTCAGACGCTGAGAACTGATTGGATAGACCTGAACTGTAACGTGAGTGGAAATCTGctgatcagccaatcagaggtgACGGCTGTGGTGCAGGCTTTTATGGAGAAACTCCGGCTGAAATATCCCGG tcaGTTCTCTCTGCAGCGTGTAGTAAATGTAGTGAAGCGAGTGGATGAGGCTCGGGGGAATCGTTATCTCCTGGAGTTGGACCTGATGGAGGCCTCAGGAGCTCGAGTTCGTCTCGTTCACTACGTCTACGTGCTGAAGATGAGGAACATCCAGAGTGTGAACACAGAGAAGATGCTGCTGTGTAACCCACACAACTTCCTGTGGAACCCTGACGCTACTATTCACATCATCATACCAg tgaagaACCAGGCTCGGTGGGTGCAGAAGTTCATTGCGGACATGGAGGAGCTTCACCAGGTCACAGGAGACAATAATgttaacatcatcatcaccgatTATTCCAGCACTGATATGGACATAGAACAAGCTCTGAAGGACTCTCGCCTCCctaa GTCTCAGTATCTAAGACTGACGGGAAACTTTGAGAGATCAGCAGGTCTTCAGGCCGGAATCAACCTAATAACA GATAATCACAgcattgtgtttctgtgtgacCTGCACCTCCACTTCCCACCGAGTTTCTTCGAGTCTGTGAGGAAACACTGCGTTGAAGGACACATGGCGTTCGCGCCGTTAGTGATGAGGCTGAACTGCGGAGCGACGCCTCAGGAACCCGACG GTTACTGGGAGGTGAACGGTTTTGGTTTGCTGGGTATTTATAAATCTGACCTGGACGCCGTCGGAGGCATGAACACCAGAGAATTCACGAACCGCTGGGGAGGAGAGGACTGGGAACTCCTGGACAG GATCGTTGAGGCGGGGTTGGAGGTCGAGCGTCTTCACTTGAGGAATTTCTTCCACTACCACCACTCCAGACGCGGCATGTGGAACCGCAAGACACTGTACAGAATgtag
- the tnni1c gene encoding troponin I, skeletal, slow c yields the protein MAPRANVKPKCKISASRKLSLKILLLQRAMDDLEQEKNTRNEEKVRYLGEKLPSLQFSGLAMDELQKLCRQLHAKIDVVDEERYDFEAKVNKNNKEIHELKLKVQDLGGKFKKPALRKVRVSADEMMRALLGSKHKGSMDLRANLKSVKKEDIKQEKVLTSEVGDWRKNVEAMSGMEGRKKMFDAAGGGQ from the exons ATGGCCCCTCGGGCGAATGTTAAG cccAAGTGTAAGATCTCAGCCTCGAGGAAACTCTCACTGAAG atCCTGCTCCTGCAGAGGGCGATGGATGATTTGGAGCAGGAGAAAAACACACGTAATGAGGAGAAGGTGCGCTACCTGGGCGAGAAACTCCCATCTCTGCAGTTTTCCGGTCTCGCCATGGACGAGCTCCAG AAACTATGTCGACAGCTTCATGCTAAAATCGACGTGGTGGATGAGGAGAGATACGACTTTGAAGCTAAAGTCAACAAGAACAATAAAGAA attcaCGAGTTGAAGCTGAAGGTGCAGGATCTCGGGGGTAAATTTAAGAAACCGGCTCTGAGGAAGGTTCGAGTGTCGGCTGATGAGATGATGAGAGCTTTACTCGGCTCCAAACACAAAGGCTCCATGGACCTCAGAGCTAACCTCAAGTCTGTCAAGAAAGAGGACATTAAACAGGAGAAg gtgctgaCCAGCGAGGTGGGAGACTGGCGTAAGAACGTGGAGGCCATGTCGGGGATGGAAGGCAGGAAGAAGATGTTCGATGCTGCTGGTGGaggacagtga